From the genome of Paraburkholderia aromaticivorans, one region includes:
- a CDS encoding NUDIX hydrolase, translating to MSARVVSCGVVLLDPDGRVLLAHATETSHWDIPKGHGEEGEAPHATALREMVEETGIAIDPARLKDLGLFVYRRDKDLHLFGARATADELDLSVCTCTSLFPRRSDGTLIPEMDAYRWTAPDEVDQYASRSLTRLFQTTLSLAELHRSL from the coding sequence GTGAGCGCCCGGGTTGTCTCGTGCGGCGTCGTGCTGCTTGATCCGGACGGCCGCGTGCTGCTCGCGCACGCCACGGAGACATCACACTGGGATATTCCGAAAGGGCACGGCGAAGAAGGCGAGGCGCCACACGCCACGGCGCTGCGCGAGATGGTCGAGGAGACCGGGATCGCCATCGATCCCGCGCGTCTGAAAGACCTTGGCCTGTTCGTTTACCGGCGCGACAAGGACCTGCATCTGTTCGGCGCGCGCGCCACCGCCGACGAACTCGATCTGAGCGTGTGCACCTGCACGTCGCTGTTTCCGCGCCGCTCCGACGGCACGCTGATTCCGGAAATGGACGCCTACCGCTGGACCGCGCCGGACGAGGTCGACCAATATGCGAGCCGCAGTCTCACGCGGCTCTTTCAGACCACGCTGTCGCTCGCGGAACTGCACCGGTCGCTATAG
- a CDS encoding RBBP9/YdeN family alpha/beta hydrolase gives MSGQKQRSTLVLPGYQSSGAGHWQTRWEALNSSFVRVRMPDWDHPDRDAWCRTLDAAVAAADAPVVFAAHSLGCLTVAFWASHYAGAAQLAKVAGAMLVAPPDPAEAHFPQDASGFAPVPLTRLPFPTTVVSSSDDPYGGVPFSQTCANAWGSRWIDIGARGHINADSGLGDWDEGRNWLESLRTAA, from the coding sequence ATGAGCGGACAAAAACAACGGAGCACACTCGTACTGCCCGGCTACCAAAGCTCCGGCGCCGGCCACTGGCAGACGCGCTGGGAAGCACTGAATTCGTCATTCGTACGGGTGCGGATGCCGGACTGGGACCATCCCGACCGCGACGCGTGGTGCCGCACGCTCGATGCAGCCGTGGCCGCCGCCGATGCGCCTGTCGTGTTCGCCGCGCATAGCCTCGGCTGCCTGACGGTTGCCTTCTGGGCGTCGCACTACGCGGGCGCCGCCCAGCTTGCGAAGGTGGCGGGCGCTATGCTGGTCGCTCCGCCCGATCCCGCCGAAGCCCATTTCCCGCAGGACGCGAGCGGTTTCGCACCTGTGCCGCTCACGCGCCTGCCGTTTCCGACCACTGTCGTATCCAGCAGCGACGACCCCTACGGCGGCGTGCCGTTTTCGCAGACCTGTGCGAACGCGTGGGGCAGCCGCTGGATCGATATCGGCGCGCGCGGCCATATCAACGCGGACAGCGGACTCGGCGATTGGGACGAAGGGCGCAACTGGCTGGAGTCGTTGCGCACGGCGGCTTGA
- the ggt gene encoding gamma-glutamyltransferase produces MSVPTHGAHGAPFTSLCFARILTASALLAAFTGSALAPTVAVAKTPPPKAVFDASAVAVPDRYSADTAQQIFAAGGNAVDAAVAIAFTLAVTSPDAGNLGGGGFMTVFMDGKPYFLDYRERAPQQATRDMYLDDKGNVLPGMSAVGHRAVAVPGTVDGMWQAQQRFGKLKWKQVLAPAVRYAADGFQVEPWLQQRRDAAAKSFAGKTNFDAYFSNLKAGVTYRQPELAQTLSRLASDGGREFYEGRTAELIAQQMYGHGLVTKQDLIQYKAVWRQPLTADWNGYRVVTAPPPSSGGVGLIQMLKMKADLKPAFDGLELNSAPYIHLIAQIEDRVFADRQQYLGDPDSFKVPVGKLTDDAYLAQRADEVKPDEVPGAAPVKPDLGDAAPEKAQTTHFSVVDKWGNAVSNTYTLNGDFGSGVVVDGAGFLLNDAMDDFVTRPAGASNAEVNTVAPGRRPLSSMTPTMLLKDDKVSLVIGTPGGSRILTSIFQVMTDLYDFNMPPADALAAMRFHHQLLPQKTIYFEPYHPVTGELAEQLQGMGYTLEGQSFNGDVQMIRIEGTTPEPAADPRGVGVARVMR; encoded by the coding sequence ATGTCTGTCCCCACGCACGGCGCGCATGGCGCGCCTTTCACCTCGCTTTGTTTCGCCCGGATCCTGACAGCGTCGGCGCTGCTTGCCGCATTCACCGGCAGCGCGCTCGCGCCCACGGTTGCGGTGGCGAAAACGCCTCCGCCCAAGGCCGTATTCGACGCGTCGGCGGTGGCCGTGCCGGACCGCTACAGCGCCGATACGGCGCAGCAGATCTTCGCCGCCGGCGGCAACGCAGTGGACGCCGCTGTCGCGATCGCCTTCACGCTGGCCGTGACCAGTCCGGACGCGGGCAATCTCGGCGGCGGCGGGTTCATGACCGTGTTCATGGACGGCAAGCCATACTTTCTGGACTACCGCGAGCGCGCGCCGCAACAGGCGACCCGCGACATGTACCTCGACGACAAGGGCAACGTGCTGCCGGGCATGAGCGCCGTCGGCCACCGCGCGGTGGCCGTGCCGGGAACGGTCGATGGCATGTGGCAGGCGCAGCAGCGGTTCGGCAAACTGAAATGGAAGCAGGTGCTGGCGCCCGCGGTCCGCTATGCCGCGGACGGCTTCCAGGTCGAGCCGTGGTTGCAGCAGCGCCGCGACGCGGCGGCGAAAAGCTTCGCCGGCAAGACCAATTTCGACGCCTACTTTTCCAATCTGAAAGCGGGTGTCACGTACCGTCAACCCGAACTCGCGCAGACACTGTCGCGCCTTGCCAGCGACGGCGGGCGCGAATTCTACGAAGGCCGCACCGCGGAGTTGATCGCCCAGCAGATGTACGGTCACGGCCTCGTCACGAAGCAGGACCTGATTCAATACAAGGCCGTGTGGCGCCAGCCGCTCACCGCCGACTGGAACGGCTACCGCGTCGTCACCGCGCCGCCGCCGAGTTCGGGCGGCGTCGGGCTGATCCAGATGCTGAAGATGAAGGCCGATCTGAAACCGGCGTTCGACGGCCTCGAGCTGAATTCCGCGCCGTATATCCATCTGATCGCTCAAATCGAGGACCGTGTGTTCGCTGACCGCCAGCAATACCTGGGCGATCCGGATTCGTTCAAGGTGCCGGTCGGCAAACTGACCGACGACGCCTACCTCGCCCAACGCGCCGACGAAGTCAAACCCGACGAAGTGCCGGGCGCGGCGCCGGTGAAGCCGGACCTCGGCGACGCGGCGCCGGAGAAAGCGCAAACGACGCATTTTTCGGTGGTCGACAAGTGGGGTAATGCGGTGTCGAACACCTACACGTTAAATGGCGACTTCGGGTCGGGCGTGGTGGTCGACGGCGCCGGCTTCCTGTTGAACGACGCCATGGACGACTTCGTCACCAGGCCCGCCGGCGCGAGCAATGCCGAAGTCAACACGGTGGCGCCCGGCCGCCGCCCGCTCTCGTCGATGACGCCGACCATGCTGTTGAAGGACGACAAGGTGTCGCTCGTGATCGGCACGCCTGGCGGCTCGCGCATTCTGACGTCGATTTTCCAGGTGATGACCGACCTGTACGACTTCAATATGCCGCCCGCCGACGCGCTCGCCGCCATGCGTTTTCATCATCAGTTGCTGCCGCAGAAGACGATCTATTTCGAGCCGTATCATCCGGTCACGGGCGAGCTGGCCGAGCAGCTGCAAGGCATGGGCTACACGCTCGAGGGTCAGTCGTTCAACGGCGACGTGCAGATGATCCGCATCGAGGGCACGACACCCGAGCCGGCGGCGGATCCGCGCGGCGTAGGCGTGGCGCGCGTGATGCGTTGA
- a CDS encoding glutamine--tRNA ligase/YqeY domain fusion protein — MNTERNDAPAASNFIRNIIDEDNRTGKWGQRVETRFPPEPNGYLHIGHAKSICLNFGVARSYGGVCHLRFDDTNPEKESVEYVDSIIDAVRWLGFEWEKDGKEQLYYASDYYDKLYEFAELLIERGKAYVDSQSAEEMRANRGSATEVGTPSPFRERSVQENLDLFRRMKAGEFKEGEHVLRAKIDMSSPNFNMRDPVIYRIRFAHHYRTGDKWCVYPMYDYTHCISDALENITHSLCTLEFEDHRPLYDWILNELAEAGIFTRPLPQQIEFSRLNLTYAITSKRKLLQLVTEGHVDGWDDPRMPTIVGVRRRGFTPEAIQLFCERIGITKVDSWIDMSVFEGALRDDLDEKAPRTAAVLDPVKLIIDNFPEGVSEPCNAPVHPHHPDMGVREFPISRELWIERDDYNETPPKGYFRLFPGNKVRLRYGYVIECIGADKDENGNIVAVHCNYFPDSKSGTEGANNYKVKGNIHWVSAAAACPAEVRIYDRLFKEPQPDAGGRDFLEALNPDSKRVVNAYLEPGAREALPEQRYQFERHGYFVADRVDSKPGKPVFNRIVSLRDSWGKPA, encoded by the coding sequence ATGAATACCGAACGCAACGACGCGCCAGCGGCATCCAATTTCATCCGCAACATCATTGACGAAGACAACCGCACCGGCAAGTGGGGTCAGCGCGTCGAAACGCGCTTTCCGCCCGAGCCGAACGGCTATCTGCATATCGGTCACGCCAAGAGCATCTGCCTGAACTTCGGCGTGGCGCGCAGCTACGGCGGCGTGTGCCATCTGCGCTTTGACGACACCAACCCGGAAAAGGAAAGCGTCGAATACGTCGACTCGATCATCGACGCCGTGCGCTGGCTCGGCTTCGAGTGGGAAAAAGACGGCAAGGAACAGCTCTACTACGCGAGCGACTATTACGACAAGCTGTACGAATTCGCCGAACTGCTGATCGAACGCGGCAAGGCTTACGTGGACAGCCAGTCGGCCGAGGAAATGCGCGCGAACCGCGGTTCGGCCACGGAAGTCGGCACGCCCTCGCCCTTTCGCGAACGTTCGGTGCAGGAGAACCTCGACCTGTTCCGCCGCATGAAGGCCGGCGAGTTCAAGGAAGGCGAGCACGTGCTGCGCGCGAAGATCGACATGTCGTCGCCGAACTTCAATATGCGCGATCCGGTCATCTATCGGATCCGCTTCGCACATCACTACCGTACCGGCGACAAATGGTGCGTGTACCCCATGTACGACTACACGCACTGCATCTCGGACGCGCTGGAAAATATCACGCATTCGCTGTGCACGCTCGAGTTCGAAGATCATCGTCCGCTGTACGACTGGATCCTGAACGAGCTCGCGGAGGCCGGCATTTTCACGCGCCCGCTGCCGCAACAAATCGAATTTTCGCGCCTGAACCTGACCTATGCGATCACCAGCAAGCGCAAGCTGCTGCAACTCGTGACCGAAGGCCATGTGGACGGTTGGGACGATCCGCGTATGCCGACCATCGTCGGGGTGCGCCGGCGCGGTTTCACGCCGGAGGCGATCCAGTTGTTCTGCGAGCGCATCGGCATCACCAAGGTCGATTCGTGGATCGACATGAGCGTGTTCGAGGGCGCGCTGCGCGACGATCTCGATGAAAAGGCGCCGCGCACGGCCGCCGTCCTCGACCCGGTCAAGCTGATCATCGACAACTTCCCGGAAGGCGTGAGCGAGCCGTGCAATGCGCCGGTTCACCCGCATCATCCGGACATGGGCGTGCGCGAGTTTCCGATTTCGCGCGAACTGTGGATCGAGCGCGACGACTACAACGAAACGCCGCCGAAGGGCTACTTCCGCCTGTTCCCGGGCAACAAGGTACGTCTGCGCTACGGCTACGTGATCGAATGCATCGGCGCGGACAAGGACGAGAACGGCAATATCGTCGCGGTCCACTGCAACTACTTCCCGGACAGCAAGTCGGGCACCGAAGGCGCGAACAACTACAAGGTCAAGGGCAACATTCACTGGGTCAGCGCCGCCGCCGCGTGCCCGGCCGAAGTGCGTATCTACGACCGCCTGTTCAAGGAGCCGCAACCCGACGCCGGCGGCCGCGACTTCCTCGAGGCGCTGAATCCGGATTCGAAGCGCGTGGTCAACGCCTACCTGGAGCCGGGCGCGCGCGAGGCGCTGCCGGAACAACGCTATCAGTTCGAGCGCCACGGCTACTTCGTTGCCGACCGCGTCGATTCGAAGCCGGGTAAGCCCGTATTCAATCGCATCGTCAGCCTGCGCGATAGTTGGGGCAAGCCGGCGTAA
- a CDS encoding transporter substrate-binding domain-containing protein codes for MKVAARHGASIRNAVQDTRQAAARPAARSSNGNMARTARGGLRSAHRALMALATFGAASLACSAHAEELTGTLKKIHDDGAVVLGVREASIPFSYFDGKDTVGYSQTIALQIVDEIKKTLGMPQLKVREVTVTSSNRTPMLLNNQIDLECGSTTHTVERENVAAFSNSFFQYAVRMIVRKNSGITDFPDLAGRAVVTTAGTSDERLLRRLNTDKHLNMRITSARDHAEAFGALKDDRAVAFVMDEPIVYGFKATDPRPDDFVVTGTPLGYEVYACMFRKGDEPLRSLVNGVITRGQISGEAERLYKQWFTQPIPPHGINLNFPLSEQNRALFAHPNDRALD; via the coding sequence ATGAAAGTTGCAGCCCGCCACGGGGCGAGTATCCGAAACGCAGTGCAGGACACGAGGCAGGCCGCGGCACGGCCCGCAGCCAGAAGCAGCAACGGCAACATGGCGCGTACCGCGCGCGGCGGCTTGCGGAGCGCGCATCGCGCGCTCATGGCGCTGGCCACCTTCGGTGCGGCGTCGCTCGCCTGCTCCGCTCACGCGGAAGAGCTGACCGGCACGCTAAAGAAAATTCACGACGACGGCGCGGTCGTGCTCGGGGTGCGTGAAGCGTCGATCCCCTTCTCTTACTTCGACGGCAAAGACACGGTCGGCTACTCGCAGACGATCGCGCTGCAGATCGTCGACGAGATCAAGAAAACGCTCGGCATGCCGCAACTGAAGGTGCGCGAAGTCACCGTCACCTCGTCGAACCGTACGCCGATGCTGCTCAACAACCAGATCGATCTGGAATGCGGCTCGACCACGCACACGGTGGAGCGCGAAAATGTGGCCGCGTTCTCCAACAGTTTCTTCCAGTACGCCGTGCGCATGATCGTGCGCAAAAACAGCGGCATTACGGATTTTCCGGACCTGGCCGGCAGGGCGGTCGTGACGACCGCGGGCACCTCGGATGAACGTCTGCTGCGCCGCCTGAACACCGACAAGCATCTGAACATGCGCATCACCAGTGCCCGGGATCATGCCGAAGCGTTTGGCGCACTCAAGGATGATCGGGCCGTGGCCTTCGTGATGGACGAGCCGATCGTGTACGGCTTCAAAGCGACCGACCCGCGTCCGGACGACTTCGTGGTGACGGGCACGCCGCTCGGTTACGAAGTCTACGCGTGCATGTTCCGCAAGGGCGACGAGCCGCTACGCAGTCTCGTGAACGGGGTGATCACGCGCGGCCAGATCTCCGGTGAAGCGGAGCGTCTGTACAAGCAGTGGTTCACGCAGCCCATTCCGCCGCACGGCATCAATCTGAATTTTCCGCTGTCGGAGCAGAACCGCGCGCTGTTCGCGCATCCCAACGACCGCGCGCTCGACTGA